In the genome of Acidimicrobiales bacterium, one region contains:
- a CDS encoding acyl-CoA dehydrogenase family protein: MAKCFASDTAMSVTTDAVQLLGGYGYTKDFPAERYMRDAKITQIYEGTNQIQRVVIAKKILG; this comes from the coding sequence GATGGCGAAGTGCTTCGCCTCGGACACGGCGATGTCGGTCACGACCGACGCGGTCCAGTTGCTCGGCGGCTACGGCTACACGAAGGACTTCCCCGCCGAGCGGTACATGCGCGACGCCAAGATCACCCAGATCTACGAGGGCACGAACCAGATCCAGCGCGTGGTGATCGCCAAGAAGATCCTGGGCTAG